CATCACCCCAGTTTTTCAGGTTCCATCCTTTGATCTTCTTTTCAGGAGCAATAATTTCTATATGAGCATTTGCTTCCCTTAAGGCTTTAACAGGTTCAGTCAGCTCTACTTGTTCAAACCCGTTGTCAACAAGCAAGGCAACTTTAATTCCTCTTAGATTTTTTTGCATATTTTTTAAATTGTTAAATCAAAACAGAGGAGCTTGGGAAATGTTAAACCGGTAGTATATGTTGGGAAAATGAAAAATATAGCGGTAATTTAAATAATGGTTCTTCTTAAAGAAGGCGTTTTAAATATTTAAATGATATGCCTGTCAACAATTGTCTTTCCCTGGGGTTAAGTTAAAACAATACCGGTTTTTAATCCGCAGAAACATATATTATTATGAGATTATCTACTCTTACAGAAGGATACGAGGTTACAGAAATTGCCGATGGTGGAGACAAAGTAAAGATTGCCTATACAAAAGAAGGTATTCAACCTAACGACTTTATCTTTCTCAGCAACTCTCCCTCTCTTGAAGATATCAAATATCAGGTAATTGATATCAAATGGCTGGATGGATTATATTATGCAGATCTCGTGAAGATATCCTGATAAATTACTACTTTTATTTTTTCAGTATAGATTCATTTTTAATGAATAAAAATTAATGAACAGGTTTTTAACTTTATTTCTTGCAGCTATTCTTGGAAGCGCTGTAACGATTATTGCCACTCGATTTATAACAGGTAATGGTAGTGGTGGCGGTATTGTCTCTTACAGTAAAAAATCTAATAGTTCTGATACTACCTATAAAGGGCATGGTGCTGGTATAAATTTCCGTCCGGCTACTGCAAAGGCTTTACCTTCTGTTGTTCATATTCATTCTGCTATTCCAGCCAGTAAACAATATAATGATATGGGGCCATTCAGAGATTTCTTTGGTGATGATTTCTGGGGAAGACCCAGGGAAGAAAAGCAAAGGTTGGAAATGGCAACAGGATCAGGCGTAATCGTCAGCCCTGACGGATATATTGTAACAAACGATCACGTTATAGCAGGTGCAAAAGAAATCAACGTGACCTTGAACGATAACAGAAGCTTTAAAGCTAAGCTAATAGGAACAGATCCTTCAACAGATATTGCTTTGATAAAAGTTGATGAATCTGATCTTCCTTTTATTTCATTCTCCAATTCGGATTTTGTTGAGGTAGGAGATTGGGTGTTAGCCGTTGGGAATCCATTCAACCTTTCATCTACTGTAACTGCTGGCATCATTAGCGCAAAGGCAAGGAACATCAGTATTCTGCAGGATAAGTCAGCAATTGAGTCTTTCCTTCAGACTGATGCAGCTGTTAATCCGGGAAATAGTGGTGGAGCTTTAATAAATCTTGAAGGTGATCTGATAGGTATTACAACTGCTATCGCAACACCTACAGGTGCATATGCAGGTTATGCATTTGCTGTTCCCAGCAATATAGTTGCTAAGGTAATAGAAGATCTTAAACAATATGGAGTAGTTCACAGAGCATATCTTGGAGTGGTAATCAGAGATATGGATTCTGATCTGGCTAAAACACTTGGGTTAAAATCCTTAAAAGGAACTTATGTGGAAAGTGTAGTAGAGAATAGCGCTGCATTTAAGGCAGGGCTAAAGGCGGGAGATGTGATCCTTGCAATTGATGGTGTAGAAATAGGTTCAACTGCAAAACTTCTGGAACTTATTGGAATCCATCATCCTGGTGACAATGTTAAACTGACAGTTTTAAGAGATGGCAAGGAAAAAGAATTTAAGGTAGAATTGAAAAAC
The Sporocytophaga myxococcoides DSM 11118 genome window above contains:
- a CDS encoding Do family serine endopeptidase, producing MNRFLTLFLAAILGSAVTIIATRFITGNGSGGGIVSYSKKSNSSDTTYKGHGAGINFRPATAKALPSVVHIHSAIPASKQYNDMGPFRDFFGDDFWGRPREEKQRLEMATGSGVIVSPDGYIVTNDHVIAGAKEINVTLNDNRSFKAKLIGTDPSTDIALIKVDESDLPFISFSNSDFVEVGDWVLAVGNPFNLSSTVTAGIISAKARNISILQDKSAIESFLQTDAAVNPGNSGGALINLEGDLIGITTAIATPTGAYAGYAFAVPSNIVAKVIEDLKQYGVVHRAYLGVVIRDMDSDLAKTLGLKSLKGTYVESVVENSAAFKAGLKAGDVILAIDGVEIGSTAKLLELIGIHHPGDNVKLTVLRDGKEKEFKVELKNSQGKVEVIKKEVNEVEEKLGADFEELTDQEKKKYGITGVKVKSLGSGILSEQTNMKEGFIVTGINHKPIKDLNEFNEVLSAQQGGVLLEGVYPGSPGKYYYAFGLE